In a genomic window of Cryptococcus deuterogattii R265 chromosome 12, complete sequence:
- a CDS encoding cytoplasmic protein, with translation MLIYQDILTGDEMLSDAFPIKEIGDIAYEVDCANIIIKEGEVDIGGNPSAEEAAEALEEGAQQVNNVVHSFRLQSTTFDKKSYLTYLKGYMKAVKTQLQESNPDRVAAFEKGAQDLAKKIVANFKDYEFYIGESMNPDGMVCLLNYREDGVTPYFTMWKDGLKQIKI, from the exons ATGCTGATCTACCAGGACATTCTTACCGGTGACGAGATGCTCTCCGACGCCTTCCCCAT CAAGGAGATCGGTGACATTGCCTACGAGGTTGACTGTGCtaacatcatcatcaaggaGGGTGAGGTTGACATCG GAGGTAACCCTTCCGCGGAGGAGGCCGCCGAGGCCCTCGAGGAGGGTGCCCAGCAGGTTAACAACGTTGTCCACTCTTTCCGACTTCAGTCCACTACTTTCGACAAGAAG TCTTACCTCACCTACCTTAAGGGCTACATGAAGGCCGTCAAGACTCAGCTCCAGGAGTCCAACCCCGACCGAGTTGCTGCTTTCGAGAAGGGCGCTCAGGATCTCGCCAAGAAGATTGTTGCCAACTTCAAGGACTACGAGTTCTACATCGGAGAGAGCATGAACCCCGACGGCATGGTCTGCCTCCTT AATTACCGAGAGGACGGTGTCACCCCTTACTTCACCATGTGGAAGGACGGTCTTAAGCAG ATCAAGATCTAA
- a CDS encoding alkylated DNA repair protein AlkB gives MSAENTSSTLTAFRQAEKHFKNRANKDIYPSLHQWQDRLIDLSRPDSQEEDEIWAAGWWSPDHDIVPAATNGRRRKGIVKRNKGKRPELDTASLKSLSLHGGKTGYIVAPGCILIPGYLTIKQQLSFLYDSLAQYTLPPNPLSLSTHYDLPPDLFSLFVSDPEATILPKHMTGAVNPEVLTSASQPKSRKLNDTEPASVIGYEEIIARNKAWTGDVPSDKLGAKEVRKLWKEIRWANLGWVYQWSTKSYDFTPETPIPFPAPLADLCSEAVASVPWENVFSSESDPDASTYGWQSWPRDYKPDTGIVNFYQLNDTLMAHVDRAELDPARPLVSVSLGHAAILLLGSDSRDEVPRPIILRSGDMLIMSGKGRQAYHGVPRILEGSLPSHFLVQESDSEKMKAAKNWISKARININARQVFPPGFKRLN, from the exons ATGAGCGCGGAAAATACCAGCTCCACCTTGACCGCTTTCAGGCAAGCGGAAAAGCACTTCAAGAACCGGGCTAATAAAGATATTTACCCTTCACTTCATCAATGGCAAGACCGTTTGATCGACTTGTCCCGGCCAGATTCtcaagaggaggatgaaataTGGGCCGCTGGATGGTGGAGTCCTGATCACGATATTGTGCCAGCAGCCACaaatggtagaagaagaaagggaataGTGAAAAGGAATAAAGGGAAGAGACCAGAGTTGGACACTGCGAGCCTTAAATCTTTGTCTTTACATGGCGGGAAGACTGGATACATTGTCGCTCCAG GATGTATTCTTATACCGGGCTACCTTACGATCAAACAACAGCTTTCCTTCCTATATGACTCCCTCGCCCAATACACTCTGCCGCCTAACCCCCTCTCACTTAGCACTCATTATGATCTCCCTCCCGACTTGTTCTCCTTATTTGTCTCAGATCCGGAAGCGACCATCCTTCCGAAACACATGACTGGCGCAGTCAATCCCGAAGTACTTACATCCGCTTCCCAACCAAAGAGCAGGAAATTGAATGATACAGAACCGGCGTCAGTGATAGGGTATGAAGAGATTATAGCGCGGAATAAAGCTTGGACAGGGGATGTGCCTAGTGATAAGCTGGGAGCGAAAGAAGTAAGGAAGCTTTGGAAGGAAATTCGGTGGGCGAATTTGGGATGGGTATATCAA TGGTCGACAAAATCGTATGATTTCACACCAGAAACCCCAATACCTTTCCCCGCCCCTCTTGCCGATCTTTGCTCTGAGGCAGTAGCATCAGTGCCATGGGAAAATGTGTTCTCTTCAGAATCGGATCCAGACGCTTCGACATACGGCTGGCAATCTTGGCCAAGAGATTACA AGCCTGATACGGGAATTGTCAACTTTTACCAACTGAATGATACTCTCATGGCTCACGTCGATCGTGCAGA ACTAGATCCCGCTCGACCGCTGGTTTCAGTCTC TCTGGGGCATGCTGCAATCCTTCTCTTGGGTTCTGACTCTCGTGATGAAGTTCCTAGACCGATAATACTTCGTTCCGGCGATATGCTAATCATGAGCGGTAAAGGCAGACAAGCGTATCATG GCGTACCCCGTATCCTTGAAGGAAGCCTTCCATCACACTTCTTGGTACAGGAAAGTGATtctgagaagatgaaggcaGCGAAGAATTGGATAAGTAAAGCTAGGATAAACATCAATGCTAGACAAGTTTTCCCACCAGGTTTTAAAAGATTAAATTGA